Proteins encoded within one genomic window of Eublepharis macularius isolate TG4126 chromosome 10, MPM_Emac_v1.0, whole genome shotgun sequence:
- the NDNF gene encoding protein NDNF — MLLLHCSMSYLLLLLPFNSWTQKLPTRDEELFQMQIQDKTFFHDSSVIPDGAEISSYLFRETPKRFFFVVEEDNTPLAVTVTPCDAPLEWKLSLQELPEESSGESSGEPEPLEQQKQQIINEEGTELFSYRGNDVEYFVSSSSPSGLYQLELLSTEKDTYFKVYATTTPESDQPYPELPYDPRVDVTSLGRTTVTLAWKPSPTASLLKQPMQYCVVINKEHNFKSLCAVEAKQNIDDAFMMAPKPGLDFSPFDFAHFGFSSNSNFGKERNFLKSSSKFGRHIYSKPKADLEKICIGNKNIFTVSELKPDTQYYFDIFAVNVNTNMSTAYVGTFARTKEEAKQKTIDLKDGKVTDVFIKRKGSKFLRFAPVSSHQKVTFFVHSCLDAVQIQVRRDGKLLLSQNVEGVRQFQLRGKPKAKYLIRLKGNKKGASMLKILATTRPNKQSFPSLPEDTRIKAFDKLRTCSSVTVAWLGTQERNKFCIYRKEVDDNYNEEQKKREQNQCLGPDMRKKSEKVLCKYFHSQNLQKAVTTETIKGLQPGKSYLLDVYVIGHGGHSVKYQSKLVKTRKFC; from the exons ATGCTCTTGCTGCATTGCTCCATGTCCTatcttctgctgctgttgccatttAACTCCTGGACCCAGAAGTTGCCCACTAGAGATGAAGAACTTTTTCAGATGCAGATCCAGGACAAAACCTTTTTCCATGATTCATCAGTAATCCCAGATGGAGCTGAAATTAGCAGCTATCTTTTCAGAGAAACACCGAAAAG ATTCTTCTTTGTGGTGGAGGAAGATAATACACCTTTGGCAGTTACAGTAACTCCTTGTGATGCTCCTTTGGAATGGAAGTTAAGTTTGCAGGAGCTCCCAGAAGAGTCCAGCGGGGAAAGTTCAG GTGAACCAGAGCCACTTGAACAGCAGAAACAACAGATTATCAATGAAGAAGGAACAGAACTGTTCTCATACAGAGGAAATGATGTTGAATATTTTGTGTCTTCAAGTTCACCTTCTGGCTTGTATCAGCTGGAACTCCTGTCAACAGAGAAAGATACATATTTTAAAGTATATGCCACCACAACTCCAGAATCTGATCAGCCGTATCCAGAATTACCTTACGATCCAAGAGTTGATGTCACTTCTCTTGGACGTACAACTGTCACTTTAGCATGGAAACCAAGCCCTACAGCTTCACTGCTGAAACAGCCAATGCAGTATTGTGTGGTCATTAATAAAGAACATAACTTCAAAAGTCTGTGTGCTGTTGAAGCTAAACAGAATATCGATGATGCCTTCATGATGGCTCCCAAACCTGGTCTGGACTTCAGCCCCTTTGACTTTGCCCATTTTGGATTTTCTTCCAACAGTAATTTTGGCAAAGAgcgtaattttttaaaatcttcatcaAAATTTGGGCGGCATATCTATTCCAAGCCCAAAGCTGACCTGGAAAAGATATGCATTGGAAACAAGAACATCTTCACTGTGTCTGAATTGAAACCAGATACCCAATACTACTTTGATATATTTGCTGTAAATGTCAACACAAATATGAGTACAGCCTATGTTGGCACTTTTGCAAGAACAAAAGAAGAGGCCAAGCAGAAGACAATTGATCTCAAAGATGGGAAAGTTACAGATGTGTTCATCAAGAGAAAGGGTTCTAAGTTTTTACGATTTGCTCCAGTTTCATCACACCAAAAAGTTACATTCTTTGTTCATTCATGCCTTGATGCTGTACAGATCCAAGTCAGAAGAGATGGAAAGCTTCTCTTGTCTCAAAATGTTGAAGGTGTCCGTCAGTTCCAACTTAGGGGAAAGCCAAAAGCTAAATATCTCATCCGACtgaaaggaaataagaaaggaGCCTCCATGTTGAAGATTTTGGCCACTACAAGGCCTAATAAGCAATCATTTCCATCACTTCCTGAAGACACAAGGATTAAAGCCTTTGATAAACTTCGCACTTGTTCTTCAGTCACAGTAGCCTGGCTAGGTACACAAGAAaggaacaaattttgcatttataGGAAGGAAGTGGATGACAATTATAATGAGGAGCAAAAGAAGAGGGAGCAGAATCAGTGTTTGGGACCAGACATGAGGAAGAAATCTGAAAAAGTCCTTTGTAAATATTTTCACAGCCAGAACCTACAAAAGGCTGTTACCACAGAGACAATTAAAGgtctacagcctggaaaatcctaCCTGCTAGATGTTTACGTCATAGGACATGGAGGACACTCTGTCAAGTATCAGAGCAAATTGGTGAAAACACGAAAATTCTGTTAG